The proteins below come from a single Isachenkonia alkalipeptolytica genomic window:
- a CDS encoding ABC transporter permease, with translation MNIYKFELKTYWKSFILWSLGIIVLQIIMMIFYPTMARDAQMMDLIMENYPEELLQAIGLGEHVSLATVLGYYTFVFVFVQLLVGVQSAYYGFQFLSVEEREHTADFLFTKPVTRSRILVEKYLAAFTILGLTTLVVTASTFVSIELFRDGSGYEVGPLVIQLLSVPLFQLFFFSIGMLVTVGTKRIRSVISYALGFGFGLYVLNAFRSIVGGEFLGFFTPYYHFESSYILMEGSMPMDRAIISISMILLAHIITYFAYLKRNIRAQ, from the coding sequence GTGAATATATACAAGTTTGAATTAAAAACCTATTGGAAGTCCTTTATTCTATGGTCCTTAGGAATTATAGTGTTGCAAATTATTATGATGATATTTTATCCCACCATGGCAAGGGACGCCCAAATGATGGATTTGATTATGGAAAATTACCCTGAGGAGCTTTTGCAGGCCATAGGTCTTGGAGAGCATGTTTCCTTGGCTACGGTGTTGGGTTATTATACTTTTGTTTTTGTATTCGTTCAACTTCTTGTAGGAGTCCAGAGTGCCTATTATGGCTTTCAGTTTCTCTCCGTGGAAGAAAGAGAACACACTGCGGATTTTTTATTTACCAAGCCGGTGACTAGAAGTCGAATTTTAGTGGAAAAGTATTTAGCCGCTTTTACCATTTTAGGGCTCACAACTTTGGTGGTTACCGCAAGTACATTTGTCTCCATTGAGCTTTTCCGTGACGGCAGTGGTTATGAAGTGGGCCCTTTGGTTATACAACTTCTGTCAGTCCCTTTATTTCAATTGTTTTTCTTCAGTATAGGAATGCTGGTTACCGTGGGAACAAAAAGAATTCGAAGCGTGATCAGTTACGCTCTGGGCTTTGGATTTGGGCTTTACGTACTAAATGCTTTTCGAAGTATTGTAGGGGGAGAATTTCTCGGTTTTTTTACTCCCTATTATCATTTTGAATCATCTTATATATTAATGGAGGGGTCTATGCCTATGGACAGAGCAATTATCAGCATCAGTATGATTTTGTTAGCCCATATAATAACCTATTTTGCTTATTTAAAAAGAAATATTCGAGCTCAGTAA
- a CDS encoding ABC transporter permease subunit — protein MNIFIREMRDHRKGFVIWSVVILLFILMAFVEFDAYYDNPEMAEILDTIPRGMLEAFGMYGANLTTINGYMSIVALYLYIMLGIFSVLLGNNIIGKEERDKTGEFLMSMPIKRYRVLISKVAVAVINCLLLNAVAGVGIAIAVSRYNPDRDNVRYILQILVAAFLIQMIFLSLGLFIAASAKVFKKSSAISVALVIVMYMISVIQSLSDSVEFLKYFTPFKYYQASEILQNDGFEGIYLGLTSTIVFIALFGVFIVYPRRDLKL, from the coding sequence ATGAACATTTTTATTAGAGAAATGAGAGATCATAGGAAGGGGTTTGTTATCTGGTCTGTGGTCATCCTCCTCTTTATTCTGATGGCTTTTGTAGAGTTTGATGCATACTACGATAATCCTGAAATGGCGGAAATACTGGACACCATTCCTAGAGGGATGCTCGAGGCCTTTGGCATGTACGGAGCCAACCTTACCACCATTAATGGGTATATGTCCATTGTTGCCTTATACTTGTATATTATGTTAGGGATATTTTCCGTGCTTTTGGGGAACAATATCATCGGAAAGGAAGAGCGGGACAAAACCGGAGAATTTTTAATGAGCATGCCGATTAAACGCTATAGAGTCTTAATAAGCAAAGTGGCAGTAGCGGTAATAAATTGTTTATTGCTGAATGCAGTAGCCGGAGTGGGAATTGCCATTGCCGTTAGTCGGTACAATCCTGACCGGGATAATGTTAGATATATTCTTCAAATTCTTGTAGCGGCTTTTTTGATTCAAATGATTTTTTTAAGTCTTGGGCTGTTTATTGCGGCTTCAGCAAAAGTCTTTAAAAAATCCAGCGCCATTTCCGTGGCACTGGTAATTGTAATGTATATGATATCCGTGATCCAATCCTTAAGTGATTCCGTGGAGTTTTTAAAGTACTTTACCCCATTTAAGTATTATCAAGCTTCTGAAATTCTGCAAAATGATGGGTTTGAAGGAATATACCTGGGTTTAACATCAACTATTGTATTTATAGCTTTGTTCGGTGTCTTTATCGTATATCCCCGTCGAGATCTGAAATTGTAG
- a CDS encoding PsbP-related protein: MLIKFIVLVMLFSLSILSVLTGCDSLQPEIRWETYENQFIQMEYPASWSYEEVEAQGLIAVKFEEEGKDFVFEMSISGIENWLEEEEKLEMMQALAIEQSEEEGFEITKNKEIEIDSYPGIKIVDHKEDRGTRKTVATVFSYHQLAINFAGTTEAYDEQEDIVEEMIESIEVIVN, from the coding sequence ATGTTAATAAAATTTATCGTTCTTGTTATGCTATTTAGTTTGAGTATACTCAGTGTATTAACCGGCTGTGACAGTCTTCAGCCGGAGATTCGTTGGGAAACCTATGAAAATCAATTCATTCAAATGGAGTATCCTGCCTCATGGTCCTATGAAGAAGTGGAGGCCCAAGGGTTGATAGCAGTTAAATTTGAAGAGGAAGGAAAGGATTTTGTCTTTGAAATGAGCATTTCCGGTATTGAAAACTGGCTAGAGGAAGAGGAGAAGCTGGAGATGATGCAAGCCTTAGCAATCGAACAATCGGAAGAAGAAGGCTTCGAGATTACAAAAAACAAAGAAATAGAAATTGACAGTTATCCCGGAATCAAAATAGTAGATCATAAGGAAGACAGAGGAACACGAAAAACTGTCGCAACGGTTTTTTCGTACCATCAGTTGGCGATTAACTTTGCAGGGACCACTGAAGCTTATGATGAGCAAGAGGACATCGTTGAAGAAATGATTGAATCGATTGAAGTGATAGTAAATTAG
- a CDS encoding PAS domain-containing hybrid sensor histidine kinase/response regulator codes for MFQREFELLEGIIDTISDPIIIKSRELNVLRCNPAGYKLIGAMEKRQRLVGKCDSEVDVSEKAVNTGKISKSKEHIKIQKSYFQKVASPILNNEGEVTHVVEQFKEITELIEKRNELDVYFSSSLDLLCIANMEGRFLRLNPQWEEVLGYTTEELKDKEILEFLHTEDILSSYEVIKDLGNDKEVKGFINRYRCKNGTYRWLEWRAKPVGKKIYAVARDITEQEKNKRRLEVSEEKYKTLVEQSTEMLYLHDLQGQIIDVNKTACKEMGYKREELLRLNILNLHPYKGKQEFFEQMWHKWTKNEIIEFSTGHITKKGKVLDVEIRARKISFGGKQYVMALVRDVTESRKIQQTLIRAKRNAESANLAKTRFLANMSHEIRTPMNGIRGFLQLLEETPLSEEQKEYIEHIDNSSINLLNIINDILDLSKIEAGEISFDIQGINLKETIDNIVHPFEYRAKSKGLDYEVDISDNLCQEVNTDATKLMQIVTNLITNAIKFTPGGKVRVKAEAKDKDEKHIILILSVKDSGIGLKKSEIKEIFLPFNQADDTYTRSYGGTGLGLAIVKELLGVMEGEISINSTYGEGSFFEVRMPLEKVTEKVGCHNKDGENE; via the coding sequence ATGTTTCAGAGAGAATTTGAACTGCTAGAGGGGATCATTGACACTATTTCGGATCCGATAATTATAAAAAGTCGAGAGTTAAATGTTCTAAGATGTAATCCTGCGGGATATAAACTGATTGGAGCCATGGAAAAAAGACAACGGCTAGTAGGAAAGTGTGATAGTGAAGTGGATGTTTCTGAAAAGGCAGTGAATACCGGAAAAATTAGTAAGTCTAAGGAACATATTAAAATCCAAAAGTCCTACTTTCAAAAAGTGGCATCACCGATACTAAACAATGAAGGGGAAGTTACTCATGTTGTGGAACAGTTTAAAGAGATAACGGAGTTGATTGAAAAGCGAAATGAACTGGATGTCTACTTCTCCTCAAGTTTAGACCTTTTATGCATAGCCAATATGGAAGGGCGCTTTCTAAGACTCAACCCACAGTGGGAAGAAGTTCTGGGTTATACGACTGAAGAGTTGAAAGACAAAGAAATATTGGAGTTTTTACATACTGAAGATATCCTTTCCTCTTATGAAGTAATTAAAGATTTAGGAAATGATAAGGAAGTCAAAGGTTTTATCAACCGGTACCGTTGTAAAAATGGTACTTATCGATGGTTAGAATGGAGAGCAAAACCTGTAGGGAAAAAGATTTATGCAGTGGCTCGAGATATCACAGAGCAGGAGAAAAATAAAAGGAGACTAGAAGTCAGCGAAGAAAAATATAAAACCTTGGTGGAGCAGTCAACGGAGATGCTATACCTTCATGATTTACAAGGACAAATTATTGACGTAAATAAAACAGCCTGTAAAGAGATGGGTTATAAAAGAGAAGAACTGTTAAGACTAAATATTTTAAATCTTCATCCTTATAAGGGAAAACAGGAGTTTTTTGAACAGATGTGGCATAAGTGGACAAAAAATGAAATCATCGAATTTAGTACAGGGCATATAACAAAAAAAGGCAAAGTGCTGGATGTGGAAATCCGAGCAAGAAAAATAAGCTTCGGCGGAAAACAGTATGTTATGGCACTGGTACGCGACGTAACTGAGAGTAGAAAAATCCAACAGACCCTTATAAGGGCAAAAAGAAATGCAGAGTCTGCAAATCTTGCAAAAACAAGATTTTTAGCCAACATGAGTCATGAGATCCGAACACCGATGAATGGAATTCGAGGATTTTTGCAGCTTTTGGAAGAAACCCCTTTAAGTGAAGAGCAAAAAGAGTATATTGAGCATATTGATAACTCTAGTATCAATCTTTTAAATATTATTAATGATATATTGGACTTGTCCAAAATAGAAGCGGGGGAAATTTCTTTTGATATTCAAGGAATTAATCTAAAAGAAACCATCGATAACATCGTACATCCCTTTGAATATAGGGCCAAAAGTAAAGGGCTGGACTATGAAGTTGATATATCCGATAACCTTTGCCAAGAAGTTAATACCGATGCCACAAAGCTGATGCAAATAGTTACTAACTTAATCACCAATGCCATTAAGTTTACGCCGGGAGGTAAGGTTAGGGTAAAAGCTGAAGCAAAGGACAAAGATGAAAAGCATATAATATTGATTTTATCAGTAAAGGATTCAGGAATCGGTCTAAAAAAATCAGAGATCAAGGAGATTTTTTTGCCCTTTAATCAAGCGGATGATACTTATACTCGCAGTTATGGGGGTACCGGACTGGGTCTTGCAATCGTTAAAGAACTTCTTGGAGTGATGGAAGGGGAAATTTCTATTAACAGTACCTACGGGGAAGGGAGCTTCTTTGAGGTGCGAATGCCACTGGAAAAAGTCACTGAGAAGGTTGGTTGTCATAATAAAGATGGAGAAAATGAATAG
- a CDS encoding alpha-hydroxy-acid oxidizing protein encodes MNFLEMERKARVNLKGYCRVCPECDGYACAGEVPGMGGAGTAAAFKNNVKDLKNVRLKLKTIHSAKDPRIESSFFGNKVSFPILVAPVTGSAFNMGGALREEEYIKSAVQGSENAGTLAMIGDSADLTMYDEGLRALKQVRGKGAAIIKPRVNQDIIENIKKAEKIGLSAVGVDIDGAGLITMALKGQPVGPKTVEELKAIVKATELPVVLKGIMTPEEADLAVEIGAKAIVVSNHGGRVLDHAESTPRVLPEIAERVRGKIIILADGGIRSGVDAFKMIALGADGVLVGRPIVIGAFGGFEEGVTMVLEKMKQEFYQSMILTGASDLKDINRDKITVL; translated from the coding sequence ATGAATTTTCTCGAAATGGAAAGAAAAGCTAGGGTCAACTTAAAAGGATATTGCCGAGTATGTCCCGAGTGCGACGGATACGCCTGTGCTGGTGAGGTTCCAGGAATGGGTGGAGCTGGAACCGCTGCAGCCTTTAAGAATAACGTAAAAGATTTAAAAAACGTTCGACTCAAATTAAAGACTATTCACAGTGCTAAAGATCCCAGGATAGAAAGTTCGTTTTTCGGCAATAAAGTGAGCTTTCCTATATTGGTAGCTCCGGTAACAGGTAGTGCTTTTAATATGGGGGGGGCCTTACGGGAAGAAGAATATATCAAAAGTGCAGTTCAGGGAAGTGAAAATGCAGGAACTTTGGCAATGATTGGGGATTCTGCTGATCTTACAATGTATGACGAGGGATTACGGGCGCTTAAACAAGTCCGGGGTAAAGGCGCTGCGATCATTAAACCGAGAGTCAATCAGGATATCATTGAAAACATCAAAAAAGCTGAAAAAATCGGATTAAGTGCTGTAGGAGTCGATATTGACGGAGCAGGGCTTATAACCATGGCCTTAAAAGGTCAACCGGTAGGCCCAAAGACCGTGGAAGAATTAAAAGCGATTGTTAAGGCTACAGAACTCCCCGTTGTGTTAAAAGGTATAATGACTCCGGAAGAGGCTGATCTCGCCGTTGAAATCGGTGCCAAAGCTATTGTGGTATCTAACCATGGAGGGCGGGTCTTGGATCATGCTGAATCAACCCCTAGAGTGTTACCTGAAATAGCGGAAAGGGTAAGGGGAAAAATAATCATTTTAGCCGACGGAGGCATTCGCTCCGGCGTGGATGCTTTTAAGATGATCGCTCTGGGAGCCGACGGGGTCCTCGTTGGTCGCCCGATTGTTATAGGAGCCTTTGGGGGCTTTGAGGAGGGTGTGACCATGGTACTGGAAAAAATGAAACAGGAGTTTTACCAGTCCATGATCTTAACAGGAGCATCGGATCTCAAGGATATAAACAGGGATAAAATTACGGTCCTTTAA